AAATCGGCTTTTTCCCCCTCCCCTTTTTTTTCCGCAATTTtgggggggggggggggggggggaAAAAGGGCAAAAAAAACCCCCCCCGGGGAATTTTAAACCCCCCTCTTGCCCCATTTCAGGGTGTGGGCAACTGGTTGGGGAAGGGGGGAATGGGGGGGGGGGCTTTTTCGTTATTTACCCCAACCGGGGGAAAAGGGGGATTTGCTTCAAGGGGGATTAAGTTGGGAAACGCCAGGGGTTTTTCCAGTCCAGGCGTTTGAAAAACGACGGCCAAGGCCCAAACTTGAATGCTCGAGGGGCCGCCCAGTGTGCTGAAAAGAACAGGGAACAGTGATTATGACAGGTACTTCTAATGGTTGCGGTGGAATCGATGGAAGATACTTAAAAGATGGGGACCTTGTAGAGGTTACTATTGATCAAATCGGAACACTCTCTCATAAGACTAAGtttctttaaatattaaatttagaatgattatttatttagaaTCATAATTTATAAGAATGCATCTCGTTGTCTTTTATAAAGTGTAAAGTGCTCTTgttctttaataatatacagtACAACCTCTTTTATTTTATGTCACATGAGAGTAAGTGAGGATATAAGAAAAGATGCTAGTTTCCTTAATAAAAACTTATgagaatatttaatttatgtTATTGTAGTACCGGCCTGAGTGATAAGTCATCTACCAGGTTTGACAACCTGGATCAACGCAAGAAAAACTCCACATATACCACCATTTCCAATTCGACATAGAGTGGACTTCGAGTCAATTTAACGGTAATTTTTGATGGATATAGTACGACCCAACTCCATTCCGTAGCAACGCAAGACCGATGAAGAAGCATACAGATTTTTCCTTACTTTTGAGTCTTCTTACCTCAACTTTTGATACTTCGTATGTGCTTGCTAATTTTCATAATCGTCCGGAATTGGTTTGACCGACAAATCTTGACCTTGACTTATTCATTCTCTCAACAGTTGCAAGCATTGATCTGGATACTGCTTCTCTATCGTCATCTGCATATTTCGAATACCAGAAGCCAATAAAGTATACTTTCCCTCTCCAATATCGTATACTAAGTTGACTAATACCTCCATGTATTATACAAGCTTCgtgaattattattagctgATCTCGGACTTTTTTATACACCTCGCCACCTGTTTCATACTTTTCGCATTCTAATGCCAATGGTTTGGTTGATATAAGTATGAGAAAAGGTCGGATTACCTGATAATACATGccaatattgaagaaaccAAACATACAACGCTGCTTGAAATAGGCTCGGTTGAACCTCTGCTATGGAAATAACTTTTCATACGCAGCCACTTCACTACCTTCCAAAATAGGTAGCTTTTTGACTTCAGCTGGGTATAAGATCGAGCCAAAACCATCAATTATGTAAAACTTCACAAATCAGATGGCTTAAGCAGATTTGCAACCAAATATGTGTGCTCGGAAagtaatatataattactCTAAGAGATATGATTTTATGTTTGATaggtttttttttttttgccGCGTTTCACCTATGACTTTCACctagaaaaaaaaaaaaagtttcACTATGTTGAAAACACGAAAATCTTAAGTGCAATGAATagattaatatataaacCCGCAACTATGTAAACCGTTTGtgtaataaattgaattggACTTATTTAATACACGCGAAATACAAACAAATTCGCGAAAATCATTTACAACAAAAAGGCTCTTGATTATATAACAAGTGTCTTTATAGGGGAAATGGTGCATAACAAAGATGTGAGAAGGGAAGACGATAACTGGGAGTTGGTGAACATAAGGGGACGAAGAAACGTTTTTAATGGGGAGAAGATGGAATCGTTCCACGAAACAGACACTGGAGGGGCCTCTGAAGCTGAAACAGAAACCAGCGCCTGAGGGCGAGCTGGAGGCTAAGAAGATGGAGTCTGATTAGTCTCAGGGTTCCTGGACTCCGTCATCACCATACCAAAAACCTCCTCCATCGAGGGgaatttatcaagaaaagatattgaaaaagcaaaaggaatgaaaaaaaaaaatgaataagaaaaagaaaagggAATGATATCTGCTATAAGCAGATAAGAAACAAAACCAAGGCAGAACTGGGAACTACACCCTCCTAAAAATAAGCCTACATGCCGCTATGTAGACTATGTATCTGTATATGACCCCTTTCCCGGATGATGGGGTCTTTGGAATTAGCCGACTTGTTATAGTTATAACAAAACCCAAACGTGGGGCCAAGATAGTACACTCCCCGATGTTCCTTGGAAGTGCCCTCCACCGACAATCTGTCGATCTCTGTTGACCGCTCCGGCAAGCACAGGATATGGAGGAGCGTGATGAGGATGCGACAACCTGGAATGCTCCTTCCGGAACAGGTCAATGTTGTTGTTATGGATCGTGAGCATGTGGTGCTTATATCGCGAATACAGCGGTACTCTCACTCATTCAGTAAACGAAACCATACCATCGCTGAGCCGGGCGTTGTCAACGGAATAGTCCAATTCTTCACCGTTCGACACATTTTGAATGATCGCTTGTTCAAGATCGTACCGGTTGACCGCATTGATCACTTCTACTCTTTCCTAAAATAGGAGATTACCAATATTATCGTTCGATCTCAACGTCTACAAACAATCACCTGCCTTCACCAACAAATCCCCACCCCTGGCCTTCCTATGTCGAGTACGTATGTAGCGGCCATACTTTTGAGGGAACTTTTGGAAGGCCACCGAGCGTGCCGAGTTTCGATTGATGTAGGGATGGCGGCTCATTTCCCCAAACTTTCTTCGAATGATGCCGCAATCACACATGAAGCTACATAGGAGCCCCGGAAGCTGCATGCATTGGCGGCTGATGCGTCAGTGCCAGTGCTCAAGCCCCAGCACGCTCACCTCGCAGGAGGTTGGGCTGAAGCTGCTCGTCTTTGACCGCCAGCAACTCCATCACTTCACGGAACGACAGCATTTTCGACACGATGGCCTGGGCGTATTTCTCAAAGAACAGCAGTGGAATAATGTAGTTTTTGAGCGGGTCTCGGTGAACACCACGGCGAGTCCGATGTCCTAGTGCATGCCCAATCCGAGCGTGATACTGAAGTGGTAGTCGCTCATATCGTAGTCGATGGGCTTGGCCACCACCCACCGGTGCTCGTAACTGAACTCCGGGCCGTAAGTTTTCTCGTATTCTTCAGGCAGCATAGCGATTTTGTGCGCAGAGACAAAATAGTAAATCCTTGGCCGAGGATTTTcaaacaaatatataaaaagCTTATCGAAAGTAGTGAAACACACAAACAATAATACCGAAGATTAAAAGCCTTGAAAATACTTTCCCAACACAGTGGATTTAAATATCTTCCCCTTCCtataataatcaataatatacatgAAAAAGGTGATTTAAAGTGAATAAGGCTAGTAATAGTATACCTCTGATATGTATGAGTCTATAACGCAGCATCTAGTTCTTAAATTTTAAGAGTAAATCTGGcaaaacaaaatatatgCGAAATGATTTAAACTATAATATCGGCAAGATATGAGAAGTTTCAACCCGAATCGGCCTCAAACGATATTCCGTTAGGTATATTAGATGCTTGCAGTAAAACTGTCCCATATATTAAATGCTCGTGGTAATGCATTACATAATTTCTAGGCAGCGAAGAATCTCTATacttcaacttcaatatGGTGGAACTCCCGGCATCGTAAAGAATATACAATTACAGAATTTCCCAACATTATCCAAACAATTACTTCATTAAGGAATATAGGTTGATTAGAAAAAGCTTTGACAATTCTTATAGCAGAACCAATACAATTGCCCAAGATTTGATATCTCTTAGTGCCTTTCAGTGTTAACCGAATTGTTCTGTCGATATTTCCGAGTGTATATGATgctgaattttttcatttattattattttgtttactactccttttttttttgatctaatattactattatgCAATGGTACTCTAAAATGCAGTAATTATCATATTTCAGTTTCTGTATGCAAATTATACACTTCTTTGATATTCTCAGCAATTGAAGGGATAGGTTCTTTTCTCCGCTCACGAAAGATTAACATACAAGATATTAGCAACTTCAAAGGatatttaaaaatagaAGTAACCAGATTGTTAGACTATTGTTTAAGAATATTCTAAGCTATAAATTGATTGTCGCTGAACTTAACAATCGTAAAGTTACGATACACACAAATAGAGTCTTATCAACAAGATCCGTCTCGGGGTTCTTGGACCCCGTCATCACCGTACCGTTCGAAAAACTCCTCGATCGAGGGGAAGTTATCATCAAGAACAGACATGTTTCTTTCGCGctttgcaaaaaaaaaaaagaaaagaaaaaaaggGAATGAAATAAACTCGCTTTAAGAGGCGAGAGAATGCTGGCTTGATATCTCAGTTGCTGGCTGGACGCAGTCGTGCTGGCTCAGAAATTCAGAAGATCTGCTATCCAGTATAACCATTGACCGccataaatataaaaaaaaaagacaAAATGATTCGCACCCAAAACGGTAACTTGCAGCGCGCCGCATCAGTAGATTAATACTTAATTTTGACCCACCCAAAACAGCCATATCCAGCCATATGATCTATATCTACACCCTATACACAAAGAAAACCAATCCCAGACCCACCACAGAACCGTAACACCCCATAAATCCTCGACTCTCGACACTACATCGAAAAAAGCGTCCCTGTTTGACTATGTATCCCGGCAAAGTTTGCAgcttttaataattttttgcaCAAATAATTCGATAAATACTACAATTTTAAGTTTTACAAAACTTTTTTTCACATTAAGATACAGCACAAGCTGTTCTTCTTGGGGTGTGGATTGTACACAACACCGATGAGTAATAAAAAAACTAGCAGGTTAGAAGTCCCATATATCAGGTTATTACTTTTTTTTAGAGTGAGAATGTCCTTTATATAGACCGTTTTTTTTCCGTTCGGGTTGGAAatcttttgtttttttaGTGTGAGGTGCGGGTTGTTTGTTTTTACATTATTTTTGTATGTATAAGGTGATTCAAAGGGTGATTCGTTTTGTCCTGCTTTCGCACTATGCTGCAAATAGTCATTTTTTAACGTTCACATGCATTTGCCCTCGACGATTAATGAGCTGCCCTTCAAAGATATCTAACTCTGCATTGTTTGTGACAAAAATGGAAGCATACTTGTTAtctattgttgaaattcATTGAGTTTCTGTTTTAACGCTTGATGGAAATCTACATAGTCTTAACATTCATTACAACACGTATGGGAATCATATATGAAATTGCAGATATATAATAGTCTAatgttttctttttttaGGTTTAAAAccttttatatttaaacGGCTACTGAACTATTTCGTCCCTATATCTTCGTATGATAATACTCCATCTTCAGAACATACTCCCCTACCATTATTAGGTATTGCGTAATTACAAACACTATCTTTACGGAAATCGTGGCGTTGCCATGTGTTTAATTGCAAGAACTGAGCTCCACCATTATTCCATATTTTAGCCGTATCACCTCCCAGAGACCCTGTATTCTCACACTCACCACTAGCAGACAAATCCATTTCCCAATTGATTGCTCCTTTGCATCTCTTCTTGCTGTGACCAATGATGTAATAAGTTGCCTCCTGCGCAGCAACCATGTTTACATAACCTCCTAGTAAGCCAAAATTTGATTGCAATATAAAAGTGGTTAGACTCCTACCTCCACTTGAGTGTGATGGTAGTGCCAAAATGACATTACAATAGTCTATGCACTTGGATACAACGTTAAAATATAACCGGAGGTTCTGATACGACATCTGATTATCGGACTTTAACtggtataaatataataggTTCTGGACAAGATCTGATTAATTTGTACGAAGGTTATTCTCCTATTCATGGGCTTTTATTTCTGGAACGATTAAATCGTGGTCCATTTTCCTGGTTATCTCTAGTTAAAAaggataaatattttttagTCCTTTGGGACTATTTAGATAGAACCGGGAATGGATGGTGCtaagtatattattatatataacttcctaatttatatttcattgaagGTACAATATAAGgtttaatcttttcaacTAAAATAGGCATAGAATCAAGATATATAATCAAGAAATCTAAAGAAAAGAGAATCTTTGATGTATCTAAGAAGAGAGAGAATTTGAAGTAAATACGTTAGAAGTAGAAGggaataattttttgaaaccTTACGACAATCATAGACCAGCGAGAAAATTAGAATTCAACCCAGTACCAAAAGTTCGGATTGATCAAATTCTATAGGTAGCTAAATTCGTTGACGCATAACTAGTGACTGGTAAGCTTATACGGCTGCCTAAGGCAGGAAATGAACCTACATATAAAGCATCTGTTATGACCATATAATCTACAATAGTAGAAAcaagtataataatatactaataGCTAATATACCGAAAGTTAATAAGTTAAGAAAGTAAGAAGGCACTAATTGTGATATAATCATAATAAAAAAAGTAAAGATGGTAAAATCCTAATAATAAAACTCACACTCATGGGTTAAGTCTGATTTCAAATCAGTAGTTAGGGGTTCTATTTCCTAAATGTCTTTTTTGATCTCGactatttttttatcttgaatatctattcatatatatatatgacAGTGaactatttttttattaaacCAAAATGTACACTCTTCAAGTGTAGGAATAATCAGACTTTGGTGATCCAAATTGGATAAGTTAAATCGTCAACCCtagaaatttttgaaattctcAAAATGTGGTCCTCCACCAGTAGATTTTTCAACCCTATGACTTCATGGATTTTCTTGAGGCTTTTCTAACTCTGTGTAGACAAATGAGAGATCATTGACATATTTTAGGAGATACGAATTGTGCGTCCCACACCATAACCCCACCATAAGTGGGcttcaatataaattatgGCCTAAAGAATTACTTACTCTTCTGTTTATTATGGGAAAACCCCGCAATCTCCAAGTGCAGGTATAGTACAACTCGAACAAGCAGTGTCGAGTACGTATCCCGTGTCGAGTACGTAACctcaaaaataaaataagcTTTTATGCAATGGGGAGTGTTCTGCCCAATTACACAGCataatcttcaataatatgaCGCGAATATTTTGTGCGTAATATTACATAAGGTATTTTTATGTGTATTGACAATTTATTGTATCCTAAAAAGGTATATCACGAAGCCATATGTGGAATAGTCTCAACTAGGACTACTATTTGTCTCGAGTAAGAAATCCTTGTTTTACTATTGTCCTTACTGGTAATACTCATAGGACTCACATCATTATGTTTCTACATAAGTTTCACGCTCAATACTAATCGTACACTTGCTTAGAGAAGTATATACTCTTCTCCACATACTAGGTAACGTAAGATTaactttattaattaagATAGGCATTTTATCACCAAAAAAATCTGTGTTATTTCCTTTCTTCTACATTGTGGCCACAAGAACTTTTATTCTAATAGAGAAAACGTGTACTATAATTCGTCATGCTATCACGCTTTTAGCAGATGGAAAATATAGGAGTAGTCAACAAAATGCGCCCGACAAAATTCGCGCATTTCGCAGATAGGACTTCATTCACTATCACAATAAGAAAATGTAGGCAAGGAACctatttctaat
The nucleotide sequence above comes from Debaryomyces hansenii CBS767 chromosome A complete sequence. Encoded proteins:
- a CDS encoding DEHA2D00110p (no similarity), with product MSYQNLRLYFNVVSKCIDYCNVILALPSHSSGGRSLTTFILQSNFGLLGGYVNMVAAQEATYYIIGHSKKRCKGAINWEMDLSASGECENTGSSGGDTAKIWNNGGAQFLQLNTWQRHDFRKDSVCNYAIPNNGRGVCSEDGVLSYEDIGTK